The following are encoded together in the Arcticibacterium luteifluviistationis genome:
- a CDS encoding T9SS type A sorting domain-containing protein, with translation MKKVIYTLSAVLIAGSVSAQMVSGTQIHVSEGAVLSIGQDFQNNGELTNKGQLHLRQNLTNDGKLTSEGNVVFDGYTKQTVSGTNDVVLSKAVIENDVDLNTALVINKELNYNQGIVSSSESNPLVFAENARYNGASDFSHSRGVVTKVDANSFEFPVGDGTNYRGFVATSTKRSALSAEYKSENPSEVSGELANGVESVNNNEYWVLKSSDENDIASVRLQGTYESNVAYLKKGTWNISEDAAFDKKSGIEKGVMFTSGRGQFVKKDIGVWPNPTQGDFNLKLTGMNDSDAVTVDVTNQDGRRVLSMKGSVNDLRKVYSLPAGLVTTELTVRVINGDEVMTEKLILNR, from the coding sequence ATGAAGAAAGTAATCTATACATTAAGTGCCGTGCTTATAGCCGGTTCCGTTTCAGCACAAATGGTGAGTGGAACACAAATTCATGTTTCAGAAGGAGCTGTCCTTAGCATAGGTCAGGATTTTCAAAACAATGGAGAGTTGACAAACAAAGGTCAACTACACTTACGTCAGAACCTTACTAACGATGGCAAATTGACATCTGAAGGTAATGTTGTTTTTGACGGTTACACTAAACAAACTGTTTCTGGAACGAACGATGTAGTTCTTTCTAAGGCTGTTATTGAAAACGATGTTGATTTAAACACAGCATTGGTTATCAATAAAGAGCTTAATTATAATCAAGGTATAGTTTCTTCTTCAGAAAGTAATCCTTTGGTATTTGCTGAGAATGCAAGATATAATGGTGCTTCTGACTTTTCTCACTCTAGAGGTGTGGTAACGAAAGTAGACGCTAACAGCTTCGAATTTCCAGTAGGAGATGGTACTAACTACAGAGGTTTTGTAGCTACTAGTACTAAGAGAAGTGCTCTTTCTGCAGAATACAAATCTGAAAATCCTTCAGAAGTTTCTGGTGAATTAGCAAATGGTGTAGAATCAGTTAATAATAACGAGTACTGGGTGCTTAAAAGCTCAGACGAAAATGATATAGCTAGCGTAAGACTTCAAGGTACTTACGAAAGCAACGTTGCTTACTTAAAGAAAGGAACATGGAACATTTCTGAAGATGCTGCTTTTGACAAGAAAAGTGGTATTGAGAAAGGTGTGATGTTCACATCGGGTAGAGGTCAGTTTGTTAAAAAGGACATTGGCGTATGGCCAAATCCTACGCAGGGTGACTTCAACCTGAAACTTACAGGTATGAATGACAGTGATGCTGTAACAGTAGATGTTACTAATCAAGATGGTCGTAGAGTATTGAGCATGAAAGGTTCGGTTAACGACTTAAGAAAAGTTTATTCGCTTCCTGCTGGTTTAGTAACTACAGAACTTACTGTTAGAGTAATTAACGGTGACGAAGTAATGACTGAGAAATTAATTCTTAACAGATAA
- a CDS encoding GNAT family N-acetyltransferase yields the protein MQIEIQNAEESDLAEILQLQKLAYIQEAEIYNNYEITPLSQILEDLKADFKTNNFIKATFNSKIIGSIKGFEENGSVLVGKLIVHPDFQNKGLGSKLMLHLENRFPKAQRFWLFTAYKSEKNLYLYKKLGYQEYKRESLDPNPIMVHLEKMT from the coding sequence ATGCAAATAGAAATCCAAAACGCTGAAGAAAGCGACTTAGCTGAAATACTTCAGCTTCAAAAATTAGCCTATATTCAAGAAGCAGAGATTTATAATAACTATGAAATTACGCCGCTCTCGCAGATCTTAGAAGATTTAAAAGCCGATTTTAAGACGAACAATTTCATAAAAGCTACTTTCAACTCAAAGATAATTGGGTCTATAAAAGGCTTTGAAGAGAACGGTAGTGTTCTAGTGGGTAAATTGATTGTGCATCCAGATTTTCAGAACAAAGGATTAGGTTCTAAGCTTATGTTACACTTAGAGAATCGATTCCCAAAAGCTCAACGATTTTGGCTTTTCACAGCTTATAAAAGCGAGAAGAACCTTTATCTCTATAAAAAACTAGGGTATCAAGAATATAAAAGAGAAAGTTTAGACCCAAACCCAATCATGGTTCACCTAGAAAAAATGACATAA
- a CDS encoding phosphotransferase family protein yields MLDFDEANKVRNEEELPLDALNQYLSANGLEQIKTVKQFSGGYSNLTYLIEADSVSYVLRKPPKGAKDIKGGHDMAREFGILAALDKAGFKQIPKPLLLCEDESIIGSIFYVMERVKGSILRAADAKSFLKEDNSALFKTLSEAICLNQVALHNIDIYETGLANIGKPEAYVERQVKGWHKRYLASQTDDISGMITVANWLEANIPESAKATLVHNDYKYDNLILNPENPEEILAILDWEMCTVGDPLMDLGTTLAYWVEFKDADFGKAFNLSWLPGNLTRQEYVDLYAAKSGRDVSNILFYYVFGLFKNAVIIQQIYARYKKGLTKDPRFAGLIEGVKVLSKKGKDSIENGKMV; encoded by the coding sequence ATGCTTGATTTTGATGAAGCCAATAAAGTTAGGAACGAAGAAGAATTACCTTTAGATGCTCTAAATCAATATTTGTCAGCAAATGGATTAGAACAAATTAAAACCGTCAAACAGTTTTCTGGTGGCTACTCTAACCTTACCTATTTAATAGAAGCTGATAGTGTTTCTTATGTATTAAGAAAGCCACCCAAGGGTGCAAAAGACATAAAAGGCGGTCATGACATGGCTCGTGAGTTTGGAATTCTAGCTGCTCTTGATAAAGCTGGTTTTAAACAAATTCCAAAGCCACTATTACTCTGCGAAGATGAATCAATTATTGGTTCTATTTTCTATGTCATGGAGCGTGTTAAAGGAAGTATTTTAAGAGCTGCTGATGCCAAAAGTTTCTTAAAAGAAGATAACAGTGCTTTGTTCAAAACACTTTCAGAGGCCATCTGTCTAAACCAAGTGGCTTTACATAATATTGATATTTATGAAACAGGTTTGGCTAATATTGGTAAACCTGAAGCCTATGTAGAAAGACAGGTCAAAGGCTGGCATAAGCGTTATTTAGCATCCCAGACGGATGATATTTCTGGAATGATTACGGTGGCAAATTGGCTAGAAGCTAACATACCTGAATCCGCGAAAGCAACCTTAGTGCATAATGATTATAAGTACGACAATCTGATTCTAAATCCAGAAAACCCAGAAGAGATACTCGCTATTTTAGATTGGGAAATGTGCACTGTGGGAGACCCCTTAATGGATTTAGGAACCACCTTGGCCTATTGGGTCGAATTTAAAGATGCGGACTTTGGCAAAGCCTTTAATCTGTCTTGGCTGCCAGGTAATCTAACAAGGCAGGAGTATGTTGACCTTTATGCCGCTAAATCAGGTAGAGATGTTTCTAACATCCTTTTCTACTATGTTTTTGGCCTTTTTAAGAACGCGGTAATCATTCAACAGATATATGCTAGGTATAAAAAAGGCTTGACAAAAGACCCTCGTTTTGCAGGCTTAATAGAAGGTGTCAAAGTTCTTTCCAAGAAAGGCAAAGATTCTATTGAGAATGGAAAGATGGTTTAA
- a CDS encoding acyl-CoA dehydrogenase family protein translates to METLFTTDKTRKLIPIIKAFIETNLYPLEKPETLNGNFSAIEPTLKKLREKVKEMDLWGLALPESLGGKGLTLCEFGQISEILASSPFGHFVFNSQAPDIGNTELLHKHANKELNKTYLDPLSKGEIRSCFSMTEPAYAGSNPTRMGTTAVKDGDDYVINGHKWFTSSADGAAFAIVMAVTNPDAAPHKRASQILVPLDTPGYEFVRNIPIMGHTGDSWASHAEVKYHNVRVPQSNLIGNEGEGFLLAQERLGPGRIHHCMRFIGIAERSFDLMCRYAVNREIKDGVTLADQQSIQNFIAESRVEIDACRLMVLSTATKIDKEGSKAARAEISGIKFFTANMMLRVIDRAIQTHGALGMTNDIILSYWYAHERASRIYDGADEVHKVSLAKQILKPYRNA, encoded by the coding sequence ATGGAAACCCTATTTACAACAGATAAGACTAGAAAGCTTATTCCCATTATAAAAGCTTTTATAGAAACTAACCTTTACCCTTTAGAGAAACCAGAAACCTTAAACGGTAATTTCTCTGCTATAGAACCTACTTTAAAAAAGTTAAGGGAAAAAGTAAAAGAAATGGATTTATGGGGGCTTGCTCTTCCTGAAAGCTTAGGAGGAAAAGGTCTTACCCTATGTGAATTTGGTCAAATAAGCGAAATATTAGCTAGCTCACCTTTTGGACACTTTGTGTTTAATTCTCAGGCACCAGACATAGGTAATACAGAGTTACTCCATAAGCATGCTAATAAAGAACTAAATAAAACCTACTTAGACCCTTTAAGCAAAGGAGAAATCAGAAGCTGCTTCTCTATGACAGAGCCCGCTTATGCAGGTTCTAATCCTACCAGAATGGGCACCACGGCCGTTAAAGATGGTGATGATTACGTCATAAACGGTCACAAATGGTTTACCTCCTCTGCCGACGGTGCAGCCTTTGCCATAGTAATGGCCGTAACCAATCCGGACGCAGCACCTCACAAAAGAGCCTCACAAATCTTGGTTCCTCTTGATACACCTGGCTATGAATTTGTTCGTAACATTCCTATTATGGGTCATACGGGAGACAGCTGGGCCAGCCATGCCGAAGTTAAATACCATAATGTACGCGTGCCGCAAAGCAACCTTATTGGTAACGAAGGCGAAGGTTTTCTCCTTGCACAAGAAAGACTAGGACCAGGCAGAATTCACCACTGCATGCGTTTTATTGGCATAGCCGAGCGTAGCTTTGACCTGATGTGCCGCTATGCGGTCAATAGAGAAATAAAAGATGGCGTTACGCTAGCCGACCAACAAAGCATTCAAAATTTCATAGCAGAAAGCCGTGTGGAAATAGACGCTTGCCGTCTTATGGTTTTAAGTACCGCTACCAAAATAGATAAAGAAGGCAGCAAAGCCGCTCGTGCAGAAATATCTGGTATTAAGTTTTTCACTGCAAACATGATGCTACGCGTGATTGACAGAGCTATTCAAACGCATGGAGCATTAGGTATGACAAATGACATCATTCTTTCTTATTGGTATGCTCACGAACGAGCATCTAGAATATATGACGGTGCAGACGAAGTACATAAGGTCTCTTTAGCAAAACAAATACTAAAACCTTATAGAAATGCTTGA
- a CDS encoding amidohydrolase family protein → MKIDAHQHFWKYDPVNYAWIDDSMSTIQKDFLPMHLAPVLKNNDFDASVLVQVNQTEEENDYFLDFAAKNDFIKAVIGWIDFKAADLDTRLASYANKPKLKGFRHIVQGEADDFLLDETFTQGLAKLATLDFTYDILIFERQLKAALKFVRKLPNNKLIIDHIAKPEIKHQSVNKWSNYMNAISEHENVYVKVSGMVTEADTKNWKKEDFTIYLDHVLSSFGTKRIVYGSDWPVCLVAATYEEQLDIVQTYFSKLSKTEQADIFGLNAQRFYNI, encoded by the coding sequence ATGAAAATAGACGCTCATCAACACTTTTGGAAGTACGACCCTGTTAATTATGCTTGGATAGATGATTCCATGTCAACTATTCAAAAAGACTTTTTACCAATGCATTTGGCACCTGTGCTAAAAAATAATGACTTTGACGCCTCCGTACTGGTTCAGGTAAACCAAACGGAAGAAGAGAATGACTATTTTTTAGATTTTGCAGCTAAAAATGACTTTATAAAAGCTGTAATTGGTTGGATTGATTTCAAAGCAGCAGACCTTGACACCCGTTTAGCAAGCTATGCCAACAAACCAAAACTAAAGGGTTTCAGACATATAGTACAGGGAGAAGCAGACGATTTTCTTTTAGATGAAACCTTTACACAAGGCTTAGCAAAACTGGCTACTTTAGACTTCACTTACGATATTCTCATTTTTGAAAGACAGCTAAAAGCCGCATTAAAATTTGTCCGAAAACTGCCGAACAATAAGTTAATCATAGATCATATAGCCAAACCAGAAATCAAACATCAATCGGTTAACAAATGGAGTAACTACATGAATGCCATTTCTGAGCACGAAAATGTTTATGTGAAGGTTTCTGGTATGGTTACCGAGGCCGATACTAAAAACTGGAAAAAGGAAGACTTCACTATATACCTAGACCATGTTTTGAGTTCTTTTGGTACCAAGAGAATTGTGTATGGCTCCGACTGGCCTGTTTGCCTAGTAGCCGCCACCTATGAAGAGCAGCTTGACATAGTTCAAACCTATTTTTCTAAACTCAGTAAAACGGAGCAAGCCGACATTTTTGGCTTAAATGCCCAACGATTCTATAATATTTGA
- a CDS encoding NAD(P)-dependent alcohol dehydrogenase, which produces MKALVFNKYGNPEEVLHVKEIDKPKPKKNEVLVKVKSTSINDYDWSMVRGRPKLYQLMFGLFKPKRTIPGMELSGIIEAVGENISHFNIGDEVYGDISEYGFGTFAEYIAIDAKAVIKKPANLSFEQAAALPHAGLLGYQALKEIKEHQKILINGAGGGVGSIAIQIAKHYKCEVTGVDTSAKFIMMKTQGFDHVIDYQQTDFTKTGVKYDFILDCKSKKSVFAYLKALKPNGTYVTVGGDLTNLIGLLFWGKPLSLFSKKKLQILALKPNEGLEDLNKLFNIKCQIDGPYQPEEIPRLIQYFGEGKHKGKVVVNF; this is translated from the coding sequence ATGAAAGCCCTTGTTTTTAATAAATATGGAAACCCAGAAGAGGTCCTTCATGTCAAAGAAATAGATAAGCCAAAGCCAAAAAAAAACGAAGTTTTGGTTAAAGTAAAGTCGACCAGTATAAACGATTACGACTGGAGTATGGTAAGAGGCAGACCAAAACTATATCAACTAATGTTTGGACTGTTTAAACCTAAACGCACCATTCCAGGCATGGAGCTATCTGGCATCATTGAGGCTGTTGGAGAAAATATTAGTCATTTTAATATAGGTGATGAAGTCTATGGCGACATCTCAGAATACGGTTTTGGAACCTTCGCAGAATATATAGCTATTGATGCGAAAGCTGTAATTAAAAAGCCGGCTAACTTAAGCTTTGAACAAGCCGCCGCACTCCCCCATGCAGGTCTTTTAGGCTATCAGGCTTTAAAGGAAATAAAAGAGCATCAAAAAATATTAATAAATGGAGCAGGTGGCGGTGTTGGCAGCATTGCCATACAGATTGCGAAGCATTATAAGTGTGAAGTTACAGGTGTAGACACATCAGCTAAATTCATTATGATGAAAACCCAAGGTTTTGACCATGTTATAGATTACCAACAAACCGATTTCACCAAAACAGGTGTGAAGTATGATTTCATATTAGACTGCAAAAGTAAAAAGTCCGTATTTGCTTACTTGAAAGCCCTTAAACCAAATGGTACTTATGTGACCGTTGGTGGAGATTTGACAAATCTAATAGGTCTACTATTTTGGGGTAAACCTCTTTCCTTATTCTCCAAAAAGAAGCTCCAAATACTAGCTCTCAAACCTAACGAAGGGCTTGAAGACTTAAACAAGCTTTTTAATATCAAATGCCAAATTGACGGCCCATACCAACCAGAAGAAATCCCAAGACTTATTCAATATTTTGGAGAAGGAAAGCATAAAGGTAAAGTGGTCGTGAATTTTTAG
- a CDS encoding alpha/beta hydrolase yields the protein MQKIFILLLLISFQGLGQSMEVLLYPDGAPGAIAGHGLKEADVSERDDGVIRLRNITDPSLTIYQAKKNKSKGAAVVICPGGGYHILAINKEGYKIGEWFAERGITAFVLKSRLPQPEMFTEKQIRPLEDAQAAIKYVRENASKYGVNPEMIGIMGFSAGGHLAATASTHFDKGVGVNENSEVSLRPDFSILMYPVISFSDKLAHTGSRMNLIGPELKIEEMEHFSNELQVTPNTPPAFLVHAYDDGVVMENSLAYIKALRQFKIPAELHLYEKGGHGFGLAYDQNNPVSTWSDRLEDWLKNNELLK from the coding sequence ATGCAAAAAATATTCATTCTATTATTACTAATTTCATTTCAAGGTTTAGGTCAATCTATGGAAGTACTCTTATATCCCGATGGTGCTCCAGGGGCAATTGCTGGACATGGTTTAAAAGAAGCTGATGTCTCAGAAAGAGATGACGGTGTTATTCGATTAAGAAACATTACAGACCCAAGTCTTACTATTTATCAAGCTAAGAAAAACAAGAGTAAAGGTGCTGCTGTTGTAATTTGCCCAGGTGGAGGTTATCATATTTTGGCCATCAATAAAGAAGGCTATAAAATAGGGGAGTGGTTTGCCGAGAGGGGTATTACGGCTTTTGTCTTAAAAAGCAGACTTCCACAGCCTGAAATGTTTACTGAAAAACAAATAAGACCACTGGAAGATGCTCAAGCGGCTATTAAGTATGTAAGAGAAAATGCCAGTAAATATGGCGTAAATCCTGAGATGATAGGCATAATGGGCTTTTCTGCTGGAGGGCATTTGGCAGCTACTGCCTCTACGCATTTTGATAAAGGTGTGGGAGTAAATGAAAATAGCGAAGTTAGTTTAAGACCTGACTTTAGTATTTTAATGTATCCAGTTATATCATTTAGCGATAAGTTGGCACATACGGGTTCTAGGATGAATTTGATTGGGCCAGAGTTGAAGATTGAAGAAATGGAACATTTCTCTAATGAACTTCAGGTTACACCAAATACACCTCCTGCATTTTTGGTGCACGCTTATGACGATGGTGTGGTTATGGAGAACAGTTTAGCCTATATCAAGGCATTACGTCAATTCAAAATACCAGCCGAATTGCATCTATATGAAAAGGGCGGGCATGGCTTTGGATTAGCTTATGACCAAAACAACCCAGTGTCTACATGGTCTGATAGACTTGAAGATTGGCTTAAAAATAATGAGCTATTAAAATAA
- the uvrA gene encoding excinuclease ABC subunit UvrA, with product MPEFQDIEALDPRTHIIIKGARVNNLKNVNVAFKRNKLTVVTGLSGSGKSSLAFDTLYAEGQRMYVESLSSYARQFLGRMEKPEVDYIKGVSPAIAIEQRVSSKNPRSTVGTTTEIYDYLKLLFARAGTTYSPVSGNEVKKDSVHDVSKFIHSYEEGQKLMILSPLNIAEGRNLPIELDLLLKKGFNRVSINQEIHQIEDVLESDELLKSASDNVLILIDRAAVKFDENGEPDEDNLFRMSDSVQTAFFESNGVCIVQIMGKEQKYFSDKFELDEIVFEEPSVNLFTFNNPYGACRVCEGFGKVLGIDEDLVIPDKTLSLFEGAIAPWRSERMSDWLSPLLRNGINFDFPIHRAFKDLTEEEQQLVWTGNEHFKGLNDFFKDLETKTYKVQYRVMLSRYRGRTVCPDCRGSRLRKDASYVKIDGYSITDLVLMPINKARVLFDNLKLEGNKVEISKRIFIEIKNRLEYLERVGLGYLTLNRLTSTLSGGEFQRIKLATSLGSALVGSMYILDEPSIGLHPRDTQKLISVLKSLRDIGNTVIVVEHEEEVMQEADEIIDIGPNAGNLGGELVFQGTFESIKAHKGRSSKSHTINFLSGQDKILVPERRRKAIDFLKLSGATENNLKNVDVKFPLGVLCVVTGVSGSGKSTLVRKILYPAITRQKGEYTQDAGKFETLTGSVSRINQVEMVDQNPIGKSSRSNPVTYIKAYDAIRALMSDQPLAKQRDYKPAFFSFNVDGGRCEACAGEGEQTIEMQFMADVKLTCESCKGRRFKQEVLEVKYLEKDISDILNMTIDEALDFFEETQKKLYERLLPLQEVGLGYIKLGQSSNTLSGGEAQRVKLAFFLGKGNSDKGKTLFIFDEPTTGLHFHDIQKLLKAMNALIEQGDSVIIIEHNMEVIKSADWIIDLGPDGGEGGGDLCFEGTPEEMVKIEGNYTADFLKGKL from the coding sequence ATGCCTGAATTTCAAGATATTGAAGCCTTAGATCCTAGAACGCATATAATCATCAAAGGAGCCCGAGTTAATAACCTTAAGAACGTAAATGTTGCTTTCAAGAGGAACAAACTTACTGTAGTTACCGGCTTATCTGGAAGTGGAAAGTCCTCACTGGCTTTTGACACCCTATATGCAGAAGGGCAAAGAATGTACGTGGAAAGTCTCAGTAGTTATGCCAGACAGTTTTTGGGCAGAATGGAAAAACCTGAGGTAGATTATATCAAAGGAGTTTCTCCAGCCATAGCCATTGAACAAAGGGTAAGCTCAAAAAACCCACGCTCTACAGTAGGAACTACTACGGAGATTTATGATTACCTAAAATTACTTTTTGCCCGTGCCGGAACTACCTATTCTCCCGTTTCAGGAAATGAGGTCAAAAAAGACAGCGTACATGATGTAAGCAAATTCATCCATAGTTATGAAGAAGGACAGAAATTAATGATTCTGTCTCCATTAAACATTGCAGAAGGCCGAAACCTACCAATAGAGTTAGACCTACTTCTTAAAAAAGGATTTAATAGGGTTTCGATAAATCAAGAAATTCATCAGATAGAAGACGTTTTAGAAAGTGACGAATTATTAAAATCAGCTTCTGACAATGTCCTTATACTAATAGATAGAGCGGCTGTAAAGTTTGACGAAAATGGAGAACCTGATGAGGACAACCTCTTTAGAATGTCCGATTCTGTCCAAACAGCTTTTTTTGAGAGTAATGGCGTATGCATAGTTCAAATCATGGGAAAAGAGCAAAAGTACTTTTCTGATAAATTTGAATTAGACGAAATTGTTTTTGAGGAACCAAGTGTTAACCTTTTCACTTTCAATAATCCTTATGGTGCGTGTAGAGTGTGTGAGGGTTTTGGGAAAGTTTTAGGAATAGATGAAGACTTGGTTATTCCTGACAAAACTCTTTCTCTTTTTGAGGGGGCTATTGCACCTTGGCGTTCAGAAAGGATGAGCGACTGGCTTTCTCCTTTATTAAGAAATGGAATTAACTTCGATTTCCCAATTCACCGAGCATTTAAAGACCTGACTGAAGAAGAGCAACAGCTCGTTTGGACAGGAAATGAGCATTTCAAAGGACTTAATGACTTTTTTAAAGACTTAGAAACTAAGACTTACAAAGTGCAATACCGCGTAATGCTTAGCAGGTACAGAGGCAGAACTGTTTGCCCAGATTGCCGTGGCTCTAGATTAAGAAAAGATGCCTCTTATGTAAAAATAGATGGTTATTCCATTACCGATTTAGTCTTAATGCCTATCAATAAGGCAAGAGTACTTTTTGACAACTTGAAACTGGAAGGAAACAAAGTAGAAATTTCTAAAAGAATCTTCATTGAGATAAAGAATCGTTTAGAGTATTTAGAAAGAGTTGGACTCGGTTACCTTACCTTAAATAGATTAACCTCCACCTTATCTGGTGGTGAATTTCAAAGGATAAAACTGGCTACCTCGCTTGGTTCTGCTTTGGTGGGTTCTATGTATATTTTAGATGAACCCAGCATTGGTTTGCATCCCAGAGATACGCAAAAACTCATTTCGGTATTGAAATCATTAAGAGATATTGGCAATACCGTGATAGTGGTAGAGCATGAAGAAGAAGTCATGCAGGAAGCCGATGAGATTATTGATATTGGACCAAATGCTGGAAACCTTGGTGGCGAATTAGTTTTTCAAGGAACATTTGAAAGCATTAAGGCCCATAAAGGAAGAAGCAGCAAGTCGCATACCATCAATTTCCTGTCAGGTCAAGACAAAATCTTAGTACCAGAAAGAAGAAGAAAAGCGATTGACTTCCTAAAGCTGTCTGGAGCCACTGAAAACAACTTAAAAAACGTTGATGTCAAATTTCCGCTTGGTGTTTTATGTGTAGTAACTGGCGTAAGTGGTTCAGGGAAATCAACCCTTGTAAGAAAGATTCTTTACCCAGCCATCACCAGACAAAAAGGTGAATACACCCAGGATGCAGGTAAATTTGAAACTTTAACAGGAAGTGTTAGCCGTATAAATCAGGTGGAAATGGTAGACCAAAACCCAATTGGGAAGTCTAGCAGATCAAACCCTGTAACCTATATTAAAGCATACGATGCCATCAGAGCATTAATGTCTGACCAACCTTTGGCCAAACAGCGAGACTACAAACCAGCTTTTTTCTCTTTTAATGTAGACGGCGGAAGATGCGAAGCCTGTGCAGGTGAAGGAGAGCAAACTATAGAAATGCAGTTTATGGCGGACGTCAAACTTACCTGCGAAAGCTGTAAAGGAAGACGTTTCAAACAAGAAGTGCTGGAAGTAAAGTATTTAGAAAAAGATATTTCTGATATACTAAACATGACCATTGATGAGGCTCTTGACTTTTTTGAAGAGACTCAAAAGAAGCTTTACGAAAGATTACTACCATTACAGGAGGTTGGCTTGGGTTATATCAAGTTAGGACAATCTTCAAACACGCTATCCGGAGGTGAAGCACAACGTGTCAAACTTGCTTTTTTCTTAGGAAAAGGAAACTCAGACAAAGGAAAAACTCTCTTCATATTTGATGAACCTACCACTGGGTTGCACTTTCACGATATTCAGAAATTATTGAAAGCTATGAACGCCCTGATAGAGCAAGGTGATTCGGTTATAATAATCGAGCATAATATGGAAGTCATAAAATCTGCCGACTGGATTATAGATTTAGGTCCAGATGGTGGAGAAGGTGGCGGAGACCTATGTTTTGAAGGAACTCCAGAAGAAATGGTTAAGATTGAAGGTAACTATACTGCTGACTTTTTGAAGGGGAAGTTGTAA